GAAAATTTTCCTCGAGAGCGTTTAGCAGAAGAACAGAAGCTCAAAGAAATTCATCTATATCTGACAAAATTAAAAGCTTCTGAGGAATTGAAAATTGATGAAGTATTGTCTTCATTCAAGAAAAATGAAATTAAGAATGCCTATTACCAATATTGGGCTAAAACTTGGGCAGCAGAAAGGAAAAAACTGCGTATTGCCTATCCGCAACTAAGTCAAAAAATAGATTTTAATGTGGCGTCATATCAGGTTACGGGTGCAGCTAAAAAGATTCTGAATACAACGCCGACTAAATTAATAGATGGACGGGTGCTACACGACTTTAAATTACAACTGCAGCGTTTTTGGTATCAACAAGAACCATTGAAGAAGGGCACATCTGTATTCGAAAGCATGTTAAGCAGTGACTCTAGCACTGGTTTAAAAGAATATTACGTTATGTGTAAAGCAGTACTCGAGCAATTCGTGCTGAGCTTAATCTTTGATTGTCATTGCCACCTTGAACATCACTTGCGCAGTATTATCAAAATGATTTTAGGTGAATTTACTGATTACGGTATAGGTAAGCTCAGTGTTTTTGAAAGTGTCGATTACATTTATAACCGGGCTAAAGAGAATAGCTTAAACGGCTATGGATTTGTGCTGAATTACACAGTTGAAAACTCAAAATATGCCAATCTTATAGAAAATCAACAGACTTTCCAGACCTGCCAAATTCCGCTTACACCCATCACCTTGGTATTGCTAAATCGACTGATTGTTGAATTTAGAAAATATGATCAAAAAGCCGGAAAATACCCTTTCACATGTGAACGTTTTGGTGAACTAATAAATAATGCAGAGGATTTTAGATTATTTGTGCTGGAAGCCTTAACACGTGTGAATCCAGAACATGTAGTGACTAAAAACTTTGATAAGAAAGGCTTTAAAATATTTAAGCATATAGACTATTTATTATGGGCTGGCGAATACAGTCAAACAGATAGTTTTTTAGCGAGTTTGCAGCAGCATCGCTACAATACGGCTACATTATCAGTGGCATTTATCAATCAGCTAGAAAGAGCATTGTATATCCCTTTTCAGCAACTCAAGCAACGTTACAATGAGGATTTCGAGAATCGTAAAGAACAACGGAATAAAGTGTCTTATGTGCCACGGCAGCATATCGGCGAGCATTCTGAGATTTCAATCCCTGCACAAGTTTCAGATGTCTTAAGAATCGAAGTTAAAAAGAAGAATAAAGAAAAATTTAAAAAAATCATTGAACAGAATCTGGCAAAATTAAAACAGGATTATGAATATGAGTTTACGTCTATAGGGCAAAGTCCTGATTTAGCGTCTCTTAGCATCCAGATTTGCTTGCTGACTTGGTATCTCAAGCATATTCGTAATAACCTTCAACTCTCATCATTAAATACTTATAAATCAGCCATTGTTTCTGACCTATATTCATATGCAGTTGAACATAGTATTGATTTACTTCATGCCGATCAAAGTGATTATGAAGACATGTATGAAGCTATTCTCGCCAGTAAACGTGAAAATGATGAAGCAGCATTGCGTAAAGCGGAAGAAGGAGCTCGTTCGACCAAAAATATTGATACTTATAGTACGGCCATCATCCGTTTGAAGGAATTTCATCAATGTATTGCAGAAGTTTATGAGTTACCGACATTAATATCTTGGTTTAGCCAATATAAAACGAACAGTATTCAGATTTGTCGTAGTGGATATCTGCCACCACGTTGTTTTGGCTATATACTTCATCAGATTTTGCCCCAGTCTAAAACAGCTATTGGCACTAAACTTGATGATGACGACCTTATACTGCTACAAGTTATTTACATCTTGGCTTACCGTTGTGGTCTCAGGATAAGTGAAATTCTCGGATTAAAGCTCAGTGATTTAATTAGCCCGGATTTACGCCGTATTCAAAAGACCAGTAAAAAAACTTTATATAAGATTAAGAATAATAAACTGAGCTTTTTAAAGGTTCAGATTAGAAATAATTACGATCGTCAATTAAAAACATGGAGTTCGCAACGTTCTTTGTCATTACATGAATTGCTCAATCATGAGGAATTCAATTTGATCGAGAAATTATTAAAAAGAAATTTACTAGTGCAGGATCATGAATTTATTCTGCTCGGTGAAAATAGATTTCTTTTCGAAAAAGTGGGCAAGGGTGTCATACAAGCCAATACTGTTCGGCAGATATTAAAAAGCTGTTTTGATTTTTTATTTGGTTTTGATCAACACAATTTAAGTTTTCATACACTCAGACATAGTGCAGCGAATCATATGGCTATTTTGCTTAAAGGTAGTGATGAGCTATGTCACACTTGGTTAGATTATTCAGTAGATCAGATACGTAGCATTCGTAACTATGTACTATCACAGCCTTATACCAGTGCTGATCGCGCTGATATATGGAAGCATTTGGCTTATTTTTTAGGTCATGCCTCTGTAGAGATGACAGCGAATCATTATTTACATTTTGGGAGCATCTTGTACGCTGACGCCAAACGTAAAGAGTGCTATAGAATTTCGAATAAAGTATTGCAGCAATTTCGACATAAACAGAATAGAGCAGGCTTAGGGCGTATTAAAACTCTAGAAATTGACATAGGTGTATATAACATTAAAAAACTCTTACACGCAGATTTCTTGTCAAAAATTGAATTGGTTCATCAAAAACAATCATCGATAACTCGTCACTCAATCGGTAGTAGTGATAAGCGTTTCTTATTCATGGATGAGGGGAATATAGCGTCACACAAAGATTCATTTATCAGTGACTTAGAGTTAACAGTTAATTTTAGGGCGTGTTTATCTGATCCTGCTAAAAAACAGCGTTTCTTTACTTACATCCAGAATGCTTATTCGAGACAGAAATTTAGTCTTCAGCAGCGCAATTATAAGGAGCAACACTCACCTGAAGAGTTATTGGAGAATCTTCTCAGATATGCAGAATTAAATCATTATAAAGCCTTTCACCTCATTAAAGTGGCGTATGAGAAAGCTAAGCGAAAAGCAGTTTTTGAGAAAAACATCATTGAGCTGATTAAGCTATTTAATCAGTATTGTCGTATTGAATACGCAAAGATTCACTTTTACGTTCAAGATGAAAAAAGCCATAAAGCTTATTTACGATTTTTATTGCTTTTAAAAAATATCGTGGGCGATGAGTTTTTTGCTCAGATGAATGTCAATAATGAGACATGGAAGGATATTTCTAAACGTATAGCCAGTTATAAAAGCAAACGTATTGACGAGCTAGTAATTAAGAATAGTCAACCGAGAGCATGTCATACGCAAATTGTGATTGCGGCTATTTTTCATCTGATTTGCTATGAAATTATAAGCTCTTAGGCTCGATAGCTTAGATCAACACTATTCAATTTACTCGTAAACTTTCATAATGACCAAAATGATATTCAGTATTAAAGATTAATGAATACAATAAACTACTATAACGTCCGAGCCGATCAATTTGTGCAATCTACCTTCTTTGTAGATATGGAAGAATTGTATCAACCATTCTTGAGATTACTTCCTGAGCGTGCTGCAATTCTAGATTTAGGTTGCGGCTCAGGACGGGATTCTTTAGCTTTTAAAAATAAAGGGTATCACGTTACTGCGATAGATTATTCAGAAGTGTTAGTAGCGAAAGCCAATGAACTGACAGGAATTCAAGTTCGAAAAGAAAGTTTCTATGAACTTAAATATCAAGAACAATTTGATGGTATTTGGGCATGTGCATCCTTACTACATTGCGAGCGAGATAAATTGCTAGATGTATTGCGTAGAATTCATCGTGCATTGCGCTGTACTGGCGTGTGTTATATGTCTTTTAAGTATGGCACAACAGACAGAGTCAAAGATGGTCGAGCTTTTACTGATTTAGATGAAGAGCAAGCTCAGGAATTATTAGATCAATTGGATGGGGTAGTGGTATTAAAACAATGGATCACCGTAGATAAGCGTCCTGATCGTGATGAACAGTGGCTGAATGTACTTTGGAAAAAGAAATAAAATAATAAGGAAATCTTCGTCTATGTCCGAATTCTACGAAATAGAGCCATCATTAGAAAATTATTGGCGTGCGGTCATTCTGTTTGGACGTAATGTTGCCTCCTATAAATTTGCCTTAGCAAAATCACTTTATGACCTAAAAGCTGAAGGCGATACTGTTATTACCCTTGATCAATTGGCAGCCCCATTTAGCCAGCATATTTGTGAGCATTTAAAGCTTGTAGATAAACAGGCAACATCAAGCTCAAGTAAATTCTTAGATTTTTGCCGATCATATAATGCTGGTGAAATAGATCAGCAAACCTTAATTTCAAAAACCATGCAGTATGGTTTCGTAAATGTGATTGATGCCTTTCATAACGTACATGGGCAAGAGTTACCGAAAAGATTCTTTATGGATGCGCGTAAAACCCATGGAGGCATCATTCTGACAGATGAAGTATTTCAA
This is a stretch of genomic DNA from Acinetobacter sp. NCu2D-2. It encodes these proteins:
- a CDS encoding site-specific integrase, whose amino-acid sequence is MTRTHLSAQHKNQIKQSAQDLQQRIAAYLENFPRERLAEEQKLKEIHLYLTKLKASEELKIDEVLSSFKKNEIKNAYYQYWAKTWAAERKKLRIAYPQLSQKIDFNVASYQVTGAAKKILNTTPTKLIDGRVLHDFKLQLQRFWYQQEPLKKGTSVFESMLSSDSSTGLKEYYVMCKAVLEQFVLSLIFDCHCHLEHHLRSIIKMILGEFTDYGIGKLSVFESVDYIYNRAKENSLNGYGFVLNYTVENSKYANLIENQQTFQTCQIPLTPITLVLLNRLIVEFRKYDQKAGKYPFTCERFGELINNAEDFRLFVLEALTRVNPEHVVTKNFDKKGFKIFKHIDYLLWAGEYSQTDSFLASLQQHRYNTATLSVAFINQLERALYIPFQQLKQRYNEDFENRKEQRNKVSYVPRQHIGEHSEISIPAQVSDVLRIEVKKKNKEKFKKIIEQNLAKLKQDYEYEFTSIGQSPDLASLSIQICLLTWYLKHIRNNLQLSSLNTYKSAIVSDLYSYAVEHSIDLLHADQSDYEDMYEAILASKRENDEAALRKAEEGARSTKNIDTYSTAIIRLKEFHQCIAEVYELPTLISWFSQYKTNSIQICRSGYLPPRCFGYILHQILPQSKTAIGTKLDDDDLILLQVIYILAYRCGLRISEILGLKLSDLISPDLRRIQKTSKKTLYKIKNNKLSFLKVQIRNNYDRQLKTWSSQRSLSLHELLNHEEFNLIEKLLKRNLLVQDHEFILLGENRFLFEKVGKGVIQANTVRQILKSCFDFLFGFDQHNLSFHTLRHSAANHMAILLKGSDELCHTWLDYSVDQIRSIRNYVLSQPYTSADRADIWKHLAYFLGHASVEMTANHYLHFGSILYADAKRKECYRISNKVLQQFRHKQNRAGLGRIKTLEIDIGVYNIKKLLHADFLSKIELVHQKQSSITRHSIGSSDKRFLFMDEGNIASHKDSFISDLELTVNFRACLSDPAKKQRFFTYIQNAYSRQKFSLQQRNYKEQHSPEELLENLLRYAELNHYKAFHLIKVAYEKAKRKAVFEKNIIELIKLFNQYCRIEYAKIHFYVQDEKSHKAYLRFLLLLKNIVGDEFFAQMNVNNETWKDISKRIASYKSKRIDELVIKNSQPRACHTQIVIAAIFHLICYEIISS
- a CDS encoding class I SAM-dependent methyltransferase encodes the protein MNTINYYNVRADQFVQSTFFVDMEELYQPFLRLLPERAAILDLGCGSGRDSLAFKNKGYHVTAIDYSEVLVAKANELTGIQVRKESFYELKYQEQFDGIWACASLLHCERDKLLDVLRRIHRALRCTGVCYMSFKYGTTDRVKDGRAFTDLDEEQAQELLDQLDGVVVLKQWITVDKRPDRDEQWLNVLWKKK